In Streptomyces sp. P3, one DNA window encodes the following:
- a CDS encoding glycoside hydrolase family 3 protein, with protein MPSRRTVLAATAGVTAALAVGGPAHADERRPRALLSRMTLEDKVGQVFVSRVHGHSATAPDPADADANLADFGVRTGAELLARYRLGGVVYFAWAHNTRAPRQIADLSDGLQRAALRQPRGLPVLISTDQEHGAVCRVGRPATLFPGAMAMGAGGSRDDARTLGRIAGRELRAMGIRQNYSPVADVNVNPANPVIGVRSFGAGPDAVASLVAAEVEGYRAAGVAATAKHFPGHGDTTVDSHTGFPVITHTRQEWEALDAAPFRAAIAAGVDCLMTAHIVLPSLDASGDPATLSRPVVTGLLREELGYDGVVVTDALDMAGVRTRYGDDRVPVLALKAGVDQLLNPPRLDVAFNAVLKAVRDGELTEGRLDEAVLRILRLKERLGLFDDPYVGPAGAARTVGSPEHLAAADLLAERTTTLLVNEGRTGRERGERGTGGSKGDGGVLPLSPRTHPTLLVVGADPASPTGTTGPPTGVLAAALAAQGFRTTTLPTGTAPSAETIAQAVAAADGVAAVVVATYNVTADSAQKTLVERLSATGRPVIAVAVRNPYDVAHLPSVTACLATYCWTDVELRTAARVIAGVVRPQGKLPVPVQRADDPTRVLYPIGHGLT; from the coding sequence ATGCCCTCCCGACGCACCGTTCTCGCCGCCACCGCCGGCGTCACCGCCGCGCTCGCCGTCGGCGGCCCCGCGCACGCGGACGAGCGCCGGCCGCGCGCCCTCCTCTCCCGTATGACGCTGGAGGACAAGGTTGGCCAGGTCTTCGTCTCGCGGGTGCACGGCCACTCGGCGACCGCCCCCGACCCGGCCGACGCCGACGCCAACCTCGCCGACTTCGGCGTGCGCACCGGCGCCGAGCTGCTCGCCCGCTACCGGCTCGGCGGAGTCGTCTACTTCGCCTGGGCGCACAACACCCGCGCGCCCCGGCAGATCGCGGACCTCTCCGACGGTCTCCAGCGGGCCGCGCTCCGGCAGCCGCGCGGTCTGCCGGTGCTGATCTCCACCGACCAGGAGCACGGCGCGGTCTGCCGGGTGGGCCGGCCGGCCACCCTGTTCCCCGGCGCGATGGCGATGGGCGCCGGCGGTTCCCGCGACGACGCCCGTACCCTCGGCCGGATCGCGGGACGCGAGCTGCGGGCCATGGGCATCCGGCAGAACTACTCCCCCGTCGCCGACGTCAACGTGAACCCGGCCAATCCGGTGATCGGGGTCCGCTCGTTCGGCGCCGGCCCTGACGCGGTGGCCTCGCTGGTCGCGGCGGAGGTCGAGGGCTACCGGGCGGCGGGGGTCGCGGCGACCGCCAAGCACTTCCCCGGGCACGGGGACACCACCGTGGACAGCCACACCGGCTTCCCCGTCATCACGCACACCCGTCAGGAGTGGGAGGCGCTGGACGCGGCGCCGTTCCGGGCGGCGATCGCGGCCGGCGTCGACTGCCTGATGACGGCGCACATCGTGCTGCCCTCGCTGGACGCCTCCGGCGACCCGGCCACCCTCTCCCGGCCCGTCGTCACCGGGCTGCTGCGCGAGGAGCTGGGCTACGACGGCGTCGTGGTCACCGACGCCCTGGACATGGCGGGCGTGCGCACCAGGTACGGCGACGACCGGGTGCCGGTGCTCGCACTCAAGGCCGGCGTCGACCAGCTGCTCAACCCGCCCAGGCTGGACGTCGCCTTCAACGCCGTCCTGAAGGCGGTCCGGGACGGGGAGCTCACCGAAGGGCGGCTCGACGAGGCGGTCCTGCGCATCCTGCGGCTGAAGGAACGGCTGGGGCTGTTCGACGATCCCTACGTCGGCCCGGCCGGGGCCGCCCGGACCGTCGGGTCCCCGGAGCACCTCGCGGCGGCCGACCTGCTCGCCGAGCGCACGACGACACTCCTCGTCAACGAAGGCCGCACGGGCCGCGAGCGCGGCGAGCGCGGGACGGGCGGCTCGAAGGGCGATGGCGGCGTGCTCCCGCTGTCGCCCCGCACCCACCCCACGCTGCTGGTCGTCGGCGCCGACCCCGCCTCGCCCACCGGCACCACGGGCCCGCCCACCGGCGTCCTCGCCGCCGCCCTCGCCGCGCAGGGCTTCCGCACGACGACGCTGCCCACCGGCACGGCCCCCTCCGCCGAGACGATCGCGCAGGCGGTCGCGGCGGCGGACGGCGTGGCCGCGGTGGTGGTCGCGACCTACAACGTCACGGCGGACAGCGCCCAGAAGACGCTGGTCGAGCGGCTGTCGGCGACTGGCCGGCCGGTGATCGCGGTGGCGGTCCGCAACCCCTACGACGTGGCACACCTGCCGTCCGTCACGGCGTGCCTGGCGACCTACTGCTGGACCGACGTCGAACTGCGGACCGCCGCACGCGTCATCGCCGGCGTGGTCCGGCCGCAGGGCAAGCTGCCGGTGCCCGTGCAGCGGGCGGACGACCCGACCCGCGTGCTGTACCCGATCGGACACGGCCTGACGTAG
- the aroA gene encoding 3-phosphoshikimate 1-carboxyvinyltransferase: MVLVDIPGSKSITARALFLAAAADGVTTLQRPLRSDDTEGFAEGLTRLGYRVGRTPDAWQIDGRPQGPALAEADVFCRDGATTARFLPALAAAGHGVYRFDASPQMRRRPLLPLTRALRDLGVDLRHEEAEGHHPLTVRAAGVEGGAVVLDAGQSSQYLTALLLLGPLTRTGLRVTVTDLVSAPYVEITLAMMRAFGVTVGREGDTYVVPPGGYRATTYAIEPDASTASYFFAAAALTGGEVTVPGLGEGALQGDLGFVEVLRRMGARVDVGADRTTVAGTGELRGVTVNMRDISDTMPTLAALAPFATGPVRIEDVANTRVKECDRLEACAENLRRLGVEVATGPDWIEIRPDAGGRRADGSGAGGAPTGADVKTYGDHRIVMSFAVTGLRVPGVTFDDPGCVRKTFPGFHEAFARLAKALREDGVG, translated from the coding sequence ATGGTCCTCGTCGACATCCCCGGTTCCAAGTCCATCACCGCCCGCGCCCTGTTCCTGGCCGCGGCCGCCGACGGCGTCACCACGCTGCAGCGCCCTCTCCGCTCCGACGACACCGAGGGTTTCGCCGAGGGCCTGACGCGGCTCGGCTACCGCGTCGGCCGGACGCCGGACGCCTGGCAGATCGACGGCCGTCCGCAGGGGCCGGCGCTCGCCGAGGCCGACGTCTTCTGCCGGGACGGCGCGACCACCGCCCGATTCCTGCCCGCCCTCGCCGCCGCCGGCCACGGCGTCTACCGCTTCGACGCCTCCCCGCAGATGCGCCGCCGCCCCCTCCTGCCGCTCACCCGCGCCCTGCGCGACCTGGGCGTGGACCTGCGGCACGAGGAGGCGGAGGGCCACCACCCGCTGACCGTGCGGGCGGCGGGCGTCGAGGGCGGCGCGGTGGTGCTGGACGCCGGCCAGTCCTCCCAGTACCTGACCGCCCTCCTCCTGCTCGGCCCGCTGACCCGCACCGGCCTGCGCGTCACCGTCACCGACCTGGTCTCGGCGCCGTACGTCGAGATCACCCTCGCGATGATGCGGGCGTTCGGCGTGACGGTCGGCCGCGAGGGGGACACGTACGTCGTCCCGCCCGGCGGCTACCGCGCCACGACCTACGCGATCGAGCCGGACGCCTCCACCGCGAGCTACTTCTTCGCGGCCGCCGCGCTGACCGGCGGCGAGGTGACCGTGCCCGGCCTCGGCGAGGGCGCGCTCCAGGGCGATCTCGGCTTCGTGGAGGTGCTGCGGCGGATGGGCGCCCGCGTCGACGTCGGCGCGGACCGCACGACCGTGGCGGGGACCGGCGAACTCCGGGGCGTCACCGTCAACATGCGGGACATCTCCGACACCATGCCGACCCTCGCCGCGCTCGCCCCCTTCGCCACCGGCCCGGTGCGCATCGAAGACGTGGCGAACACCCGCGTGAAGGAATGCGACCGCCTGGAGGCCTGCGCGGAGAACCTGCGGCGGCTCGGCGTCGAGGTGGCCACCGGCCCCGACTGGATCGAGATCCGGCCCGACGCGGGCGGCAGGCGTGCGGACGGCTCCGGTGCCGGCGGCGCTCCCACGGGCGCCGACGTGAAGACCTACGGCGACCACCGCATCGTCATGTCCTTCGCGGTGACGGGGCTGCGCGTCCCCGGAGTCACCTTCGACGACCCCGGCTGCGTCCGCAAGACCTTCCCCGGTTTCCACGAGGCGTTCGCGCGGCTGGCGAAGGCACTGCGCGAGGACGGCGTCGGCTGA